From the Micromonospora echinofusca genome, the window GGCCCTGCTGCTCGCGCTCCTGGAACACCTGGACGTGACCGTCGACCAGGCGATCCTGGTCGCCGGCTACCACACCCCGCCCAACACCGAGCAGGAACCGGTCCTCCAGCAGGACTACGACTGGGCCGCGATCCGGTCGCACGTGCGGGACATCTACTTCATCAACTCCCGGGAGGACCCGTACGGCTGCGACGACCGGCAGGGACGCGCCATGCTCGAGCGGCTCGGCGGCACCCAGATCGTGCGCGACGACGGGCACTTCGGCGACTACAACCAGCCGTACGAGCGGTTCGAACTGCTCGACCGGCTCATCCACTGACGGCCACGCCGCGCTGTTCATCCCGGTTCTGCTGGCACGGGTTCTCCTCATTGGTCATGGTCGGCTGTAATTGACGTATGCCGC encodes:
- a CDS encoding RBBP9/YdeN family alpha/beta hydrolase; translation: MGRRAIIFHGTGGNPDICWYPWLAGRLAARGYAVEVPHHPGINVEPIATFLPKVLEAHRFTEDTVLVGHSGGAALLLALLEHLDVTVDQAILVAGYHTPPNTEQEPVLQQDYDWAAIRSHVRDIYFINSREDPYGCDDRQGRAMLERLGGTQIVRDDGHFGDYNQPYERFELLDRLIH